GAGAAAAAATGAGTGATAGTATTGTCATAATTCCTACTTATAACGAAATAGAAAACATAGAAAGTATCATTAGAGCTGTACTTTCACAACATAAACCTTTTCATCTTTTAATAATCGATGACAATTCTCCGGATCACACTGCAGATAAAGTTATTGCCTTGCAAGAAGAATTTGCCGGAAGATTATTTTTGGAGAAAAGAGCCAAAAAAGCAGGATTAGGAACTGCATATGTTCACGGTTTTAAATGGGCATTAGAACATAAATACGATTTCATTTTTGAGATGGATGCCGACTTTTCACACAACCCAAACGATCTTGAAAAACTTTATGATGCCTGCCATTTTGGAGGAGCAGATCTGGCTATCGGATCGCGTTATGTAAAAGGAGT
This is a stretch of genomic DNA from Flavobacterium endoglycinae. It encodes these proteins:
- a CDS encoding polyprenol monophosphomannose synthase; translated protein: MSDSIVIIPTYNEIENIESIIRAVLSQHKPFHLLIIDDNSPDHTADKVIALQEEFAGRLFLEKRAKKAGLGTAYVHGFKWALEHKYDFIFEMDADFSHNPNDLEKLYDACHFGGADLAIGSRYVKGVNVVNWPLSRVLMSYFASVYVKFITGMKIHDATAGFVCYKREVLEKINLNKIKFVGYAFQIEMKYRTYCAKFAIKEVPIIFTDRTKGVSKMSNAIIKEAILGVITLRLKKLVNSL